The following proteins are co-located in the Megalobrama amblycephala isolate DHTTF-2021 linkage group LG12, ASM1881202v1, whole genome shotgun sequence genome:
- the wnt2bb gene encoding wingless-type MMTV integration site family, member 2Bb isoform X2, translating into MYIGALGARVICDNIPGLVNKQRQLCQKYPDIMQSIGGGAKEWIRECQHQFRHHRWNCSALDRDHTVFGRVIQRSSREAAFVYAISSAGVVFAITRACSQGELKTCNCDPHKRGRASDERGEFDWGGCSDNINYGIKFAKAFVDAKERTVKDARALMNLHNNRCGRMAVKRFMKLECKCHGVSGSCTLRTCWLAMSDFRKTGDYLRKKYNGAIEVTMNQDGTGFTVANKDFRKATKNDLVYFETSPDYCLMDKAAGSLGTAGRVCNKTSRGTDGCEVMCCGRGYDTTRVKRITKCECKFKWCCAVECKDCEEAVDIHTCKAPKRAEWLDQT; encoded by the exons GTATATCGGAGCCCTTGGTGCCCGTGTGATTTGCGACAATATTCCCGGGCTGGTGAATAAACAGAGACAGTTGTGTCAGAAGTATCCAGACATCATGCAGTCGATTGGGGGTGGGGCTAAAGAGTGGATTCGAGAGTGCCAGCATCAATTCCGCCATCACCGCTGGAACTGCAGTGCCCTGGACAGAGACCATACTGTTTTTGGGAGAGTCATACAGCGCA GCAGTCGTGAGGCGGCATTCGTATATGCGATCTCCTCGGCGGGAGTGGTTTTCGCTATTACCCGTGCCTGCAGTCAGGGGGAGCTAAAGACGTGCAACTGTGACCCCCACAAGCGTGGCCGGGCCAGCGACGAACGAGGAGAGTTTGACTGGGGTGGCTGCAGTGATAACATCAACTATGGGATAAAGTTCGCCAAAGCCTTCGTAGACGCAAAAGAGCGAACTGTGAAAGACGCACGAGCACTCATGAACCTTCATAACAACCGCTGTGGCAGAATG GCTGTAAAGCGCTTTATGAAGCTGGAGTGTAAATGTCATGGAGTCAGTGGGTCGTGCACTCTGAGAACCTGCTGGTTGGCAATGTCGGATTTCCGTAAAACGGGAGATTACCTTCGTAAGAAATACAATGGAGCCATCGAGGTCACCATGAACCAAGATGGGACAGGATTCACAGTAGCCAATAAAGACTTCAGGAAAGCCACAAAAAATGACCTGGTATACTTCGAAACCTCACCAGATTACTGCCTCATGGACAAAGCTGCAG GATCATTGGGTACTGCTGGTCGGGTCTGTAATAAGACGTCCCGGGGGACCGACGGCTGCGAGGTCAtgtgttgtgggcggggctacgACACCACACGCGTAAAACGCATCACCAAGTGTGAGTGTAAGTTTAAGTGGTGTTGCGCTGTCGAGTGCAAAGACTGCGAGGAGGCTGTCGACATTCACACCTGCAAAGCTCCTAAACGTGCCGAATGGCTGGACCAGACCTGA
- the wnt2bb gene encoding wingless-type MMTV integration site family, member 2Bb isoform X1, translating into MISVRASSARNSVHLSSYQKSKLQQVPADLNALYTRFLQYRFVFSYHRWRTRSTMFGCGKVLGSPRILNRSTAAPGGSGLRHIIRNSSGSSYGPRASSRLCCALLLLLLILTPRVDSSWWYIGALGARVICDNIPGLVNKQRQLCQKYPDIMQSIGGGAKEWIRECQHQFRHHRWNCSALDRDHTVFGRVIQRSSREAAFVYAISSAGVVFAITRACSQGELKTCNCDPHKRGRASDERGEFDWGGCSDNINYGIKFAKAFVDAKERTVKDARALMNLHNNRCGRMAVKRFMKLECKCHGVSGSCTLRTCWLAMSDFRKTGDYLRKKYNGAIEVTMNQDGTGFTVANKDFRKATKNDLVYFETSPDYCLMDKAAGSLGTAGRVCNKTSRGTDGCEVMCCGRGYDTTRVKRITKCECKFKWCCAVECKDCEEAVDIHTCKAPKRAEWLDQT; encoded by the exons ATGATATCCGTCCGTGCATCGTCCGCACGGAACTCTGTACATCTGTCCAGCTATCAGAAATCCAAACTTCAGCAGGTCCCCGCAGACCTAAACGCTCTTTACACCCGTTTCCTACAGTACAGATTCGTGTTTTCTTATCACCGCTGGAGGACACGCTCAACTATGTTTGGCTGCGGTAAAGTTCTTGGGTCGCCCCGGATTCTCAACAGATCTACCGCTGCTCCCGGAGGCTCAGGATTAAGACATATAATCAGAAACAGCTCAGGCTCATCCTACGGTCCCCGTGCGTCCTCGCGGTTGTGTTGCGCGCTCCTCTTACTCCTGCTCATCCTCACACCGCGCGTGGACTCGTCCTGGTG GTATATCGGAGCCCTTGGTGCCCGTGTGATTTGCGACAATATTCCCGGGCTGGTGAATAAACAGAGACAGTTGTGTCAGAAGTATCCAGACATCATGCAGTCGATTGGGGGTGGGGCTAAAGAGTGGATTCGAGAGTGCCAGCATCAATTCCGCCATCACCGCTGGAACTGCAGTGCCCTGGACAGAGACCATACTGTTTTTGGGAGAGTCATACAGCGCA GCAGTCGTGAGGCGGCATTCGTATATGCGATCTCCTCGGCGGGAGTGGTTTTCGCTATTACCCGTGCCTGCAGTCAGGGGGAGCTAAAGACGTGCAACTGTGACCCCCACAAGCGTGGCCGGGCCAGCGACGAACGAGGAGAGTTTGACTGGGGTGGCTGCAGTGATAACATCAACTATGGGATAAAGTTCGCCAAAGCCTTCGTAGACGCAAAAGAGCGAACTGTGAAAGACGCACGAGCACTCATGAACCTTCATAACAACCGCTGTGGCAGAATG GCTGTAAAGCGCTTTATGAAGCTGGAGTGTAAATGTCATGGAGTCAGTGGGTCGTGCACTCTGAGAACCTGCTGGTTGGCAATGTCGGATTTCCGTAAAACGGGAGATTACCTTCGTAAGAAATACAATGGAGCCATCGAGGTCACCATGAACCAAGATGGGACAGGATTCACAGTAGCCAATAAAGACTTCAGGAAAGCCACAAAAAATGACCTGGTATACTTCGAAACCTCACCAGATTACTGCCTCATGGACAAAGCTGCAG GATCATTGGGTACTGCTGGTCGGGTCTGTAATAAGACGTCCCGGGGGACCGACGGCTGCGAGGTCAtgtgttgtgggcggggctacgACACCACACGCGTAAAACGCATCACCAAGTGTGAGTGTAAGTTTAAGTGGTGTTGCGCTGTCGAGTGCAAAGACTGCGAGGAGGCTGTCGACATTCACACCTGCAAAGCTCCTAAACGTGCCGAATGGCTGGACCAGACCTGA